A window from Aerococcus sp. Group 1 encodes these proteins:
- a CDS encoding aldehyde dehydrogenase family protein, translating to MENYRNFINGEWIASSSQELMPVINPATEEVINHVQKSNQEDVDQAVAAAKAAFPDWNALSVDQRLTYLEKVYDGLKKYADLLVKTTVLELGASVNFAKDNHIPMAIKEMREYMDSAKDFDFEEEIDGARVIKEGFGVVACITPWNYPLNQIQRKVTPALIAGNTVVVKPASNTPLTALVYAKVFEEADLPHGVFNLVTGSGSEVGDYLAGHPDVAVISFTGSTEVGRGLYEKAAPNIKKLILELGGKSVMLYLAGGDKDLAVKKSMDSILNNQGQTCSAFTRLLVPEAELEDFKELIESYYQDHVKIGMPGEGETMVGPMVSAQQKETVLDYIQKGIDEGAELFLGGQDIDHSGFYVQPTVFTQVDNQMTIAQEEIFGPVLCVLTYKDEEEALAIANDSAYGLSGYVVGPKEKAVAMAEQLRTGNVFVNHASGSSRAPFGGYKESGLGREKGPYGIADYLEIKTIFV from the coding sequence ATGGAGAACTATCGGAATTTTATCAATGGAGAATGGATAGCATCGTCAAGCCAAGAATTAATGCCAGTCATTAATCCGGCGACAGAAGAAGTCATCAATCATGTACAAAAAAGTAATCAGGAGGATGTTGATCAAGCAGTGGCCGCGGCTAAGGCAGCTTTTCCTGATTGGAATGCCTTAAGTGTGGACCAACGTTTAACCTATTTAGAGAAAGTTTATGACGGCTTGAAGAAATATGCTGACCTTTTAGTTAAGACCACGGTCTTAGAACTAGGGGCTTCGGTCAATTTTGCTAAGGATAATCATATTCCTATGGCTATCAAAGAGATGCGTGAATATATGGATTCGGCCAAAGACTTTGACTTTGAAGAAGAAATCGATGGGGCACGGGTTATTAAGGAAGGTTTCGGTGTGGTGGCTTGCATCACTCCTTGGAATTACCCACTCAATCAAATTCAGCGTAAGGTCACCCCAGCCCTCATTGCCGGAAATACAGTAGTGGTTAAACCGGCTTCCAATACGCCCTTGACCGCCTTGGTCTATGCCAAAGTTTTTGAGGAAGCTGATCTTCCTCATGGCGTCTTTAACTTAGTCACTGGTTCCGGGAGCGAAGTCGGTGACTACCTGGCGGGGCACCCTGATGTGGCGGTGATTTCCTTTACGGGGTCTACTGAAGTTGGCCGAGGTCTCTATGAAAAGGCTGCGCCAAACATTAAGAAATTAATTCTTGAATTAGGTGGCAAGTCGGTTATGCTCTACTTAGCCGGTGGGGATAAGGACTTAGCGGTTAAAAAGTCTATGGATTCGATTTTAAACAACCAGGGTCAAACTTGTTCCGCCTTTACCCGCTTATTAGTGCCTGAAGCTGAACTGGAAGACTTCAAGGAATTGATTGAATCTTATTACCAAGACCACGTCAAAATCGGTATGCCCGGCGAGGGCGAAACCATGGTCGGTCCGATGGTGTCGGCGCAACAAAAAGAAACCGTCCTTGACTATATTCAAAAGGGCATTGATGAAGGCGCTGAGCTTTTCTTAGGTGGTCAAGATATCGACCACAGTGGTTTCTATGTTCAACCTACAGTCTTTACCCAGGTAGATAATCAAATGACCATTGCCCAAGAAGAAATTTTTGGCCCGGTTTTATGTGTATTGACCTATAAGGATGAAGAAGAGGCTCTTGCTATCGCTAATGACTCGGCTTATGGTCTATCCGGTTATGTGGTTGGGCCTAAGGAGAAAGCGGTAGCCATGGCTGAACAATTACGGACAGGAAATGTCTTCGTTAACCATGCTTCTGGGTCTTCCAGGGCGCCATTTGGTGGCTATAAAGAATCCGGTCTCGGTCGGGAAAAAGGTCCTTACGGAATTGCCGACTACTTAGAAATTAAGACGATCTTTGTCTAA
- the yfcC gene encoding putative basic amino acid antiporter YfcC, producing the protein MRKMNETAEKKQRFQTPHTYVIIFGIVLVAWLLTFIVPAGKYTTEVLEYEGANGETQTRTVLQQDSFRYMHPLKEDVLRDNLEDLVQEPAKMQELEVDQEDLSQLLEKSEPLTLGQLEEIDLEESELYAMYGDSIYDTSKNLNKTAGLWGTQDHYGFGVLNYIFEGIVTGDRYGSAIGIVALLLVVGGSFGIIMRTGAIDAGIYAFVNSAKGMEHLAIPLLFFLFSFAGATFGASEQVIPFVMIIAPFMIALGYDSITAVTVTFAASQIGNACSWMSPFSIAIAQGIAGLPALSGAGFRIVMWVIITTLSCGFTMVYAKRIRKAPQLSPSYESDAYFRTDLAKQENVSHEFTLGHKLILLEMLLGLVWIVWGVMSQGFSIPELASQFFVMGLVSGITALIFRIDGITVNDIAFAFKDGVSDLAPTAVVVGMAKGILLVLGGSDAGTFSALNTILYGVGNLLSGIPNVLGAWFMYIFQSCFNLVVTSNSGQAALTMPIMAPLADIIGVSRQVAVLAFQLGSGFVDAFTPVSASLVGCLAVARIDWADWAKFQIKMQGFLFVLGSIAIIIAISIGYS; encoded by the coding sequence GTGAGAAAAATGAATGAAACCGCTGAGAAAAAACAGCGTTTCCAAACGCCACACACTTACGTCATTATTTTTGGTATTGTTCTCGTGGCCTGGTTACTAACATTCATCGTTCCGGCTGGTAAATATACCACCGAAGTTTTGGAATATGAAGGAGCCAATGGGGAAACCCAAACCCGGACCGTTCTCCAACAAGATTCCTTCCGTTACATGCATCCCTTAAAGGAGGATGTTTTAAGGGACAACTTGGAAGACCTGGTCCAAGAACCCGCTAAAATGCAAGAACTAGAAGTTGACCAGGAGGATTTATCCCAGCTTCTAGAAAAGTCAGAACCCTTGACCCTGGGGCAGTTAGAAGAGATCGACTTAGAAGAATCCGAACTCTATGCCATGTATGGGGACAGTATCTACGACACCAGTAAAAATTTAAATAAAACCGCTGGCCTATGGGGAACCCAGGACCACTATGGCTTCGGGGTGTTAAACTATATCTTTGAAGGGATTGTTACCGGAGACCGCTATGGTTCCGCCATCGGGATTGTGGCCCTCCTCTTAGTCGTTGGGGGTTCTTTTGGAATTATTATGCGGACTGGGGCTATTGATGCCGGGATTTATGCCTTTGTCAATAGCGCCAAAGGAATGGAACACTTGGCCATTCCCCTGCTCTTCTTCCTCTTTTCCTTTGCCGGAGCAACCTTTGGGGCCTCTGAACAGGTTATTCCCTTTGTGATGATTATTGCTCCCTTTATGATTGCCCTGGGCTATGACTCCATTACAGCCGTGACCGTTACCTTTGCTGCTTCACAGATTGGTAACGCTTGTTCCTGGATGAGTCCCTTCTCCATCGCCATTGCTCAAGGGATCGCTGGGCTTCCGGCCCTGTCAGGGGCTGGCTTTAGGATTGTGATGTGGGTAATTATTACCACCCTCTCCTGCGGCTTTACCATGGTCTACGCGAAGCGAATTCGTAAGGCTCCACAATTATCACCCTCTTATGAATCAGACGCCTACTTCCGGACCGATTTAGCCAAGCAAGAGAACGTCAGCCATGAATTTACCCTGGGCCACAAACTGATCTTATTAGAAATGTTACTGGGCCTGGTATGGATTGTTTGGGGTGTGATGAGTCAAGGCTTTTCCATTCCTGAATTAGCTTCCCAATTCTTTGTTATGGGCTTAGTATCAGGAATTACCGCCCTAATCTTTAGAATTGACGGCATAACCGTTAATGATATTGCCTTTGCCTTTAAAGATGGGGTCTCTGACCTGGCGCCTACCGCTGTAGTTGTGGGGATGGCCAAGGGGATTTTACTGGTCTTAGGAGGATCAGACGCGGGGACCTTCTCCGCCTTAAATACCATTCTCTATGGCGTCGGTAACCTGTTATCTGGTATTCCTAACGTTCTAGGCGCTTGGTTCATGTATATCTTCCAATCCTGTTTCAACTTAGTGGTGACCTCCAACTCTGGCCAAGCTGCCCTTACCATGCCAATTATGGCTCCACTGGCGGATATTATCGGAGTCAGTCGTCAAGTTGCCGTCTTGGCCTTCCAATTAGGGTCCGGTTTTGTGGACGCCTTCACACCAGTTTCTGCTAGCCTGGTGGGTTGCTTAGCAGTCGCTCGGATCGATTGGGCAGATTGGGCTAAGTTCCAAATTAAAATGCAGGGTTTCCTCTTTGTTTTAGGGAGCATTGCCATTATTATTGCCATTAGTATCGGTTACAGTTAG
- the iadA gene encoding beta-aspartyl-peptidase, whose product MKLIKQVTVYAPEKLGVKDILMDSSKIIAIEDHITIDSNAIDIEVIDGQGKIATPGFIDSHFHLLGGGGENGFQNRTPEVQLSQLTTAGVTTACGLLGTDGVARDEMALLAKARGLEAEGISTYIYVGNYRLPATTLTGSIIKDIMAIDKVIGIGEIAISDHRNGAPTFEQFAHAAADTRTGGLLAGKAGVVNCHVGPNKGRLEFLFKALDETDIPVTTFLPTHCGRSQELVDEAIAFAKRGGTFDITGSEDPDMTYEKDGEIPFRTVLKQVLDQGLDESCITMSSDGQGSLPRFDEEGNFLRIGVGSAKSLLVGIQEAVQRENIALEKALPAVTSNVARILKLNHKGRLEVGRDADILLLDEDSLAIDTVIAMSEIMIKNKEIIKYGTFENA is encoded by the coding sequence ATGAAATTAATCAAACAAGTCACTGTTTACGCCCCTGAAAAATTAGGGGTTAAAGATATCTTAATGGATAGTTCCAAAATTATTGCCATTGAGGACCACATCACTATTGATAGTAATGCGATCGACATTGAAGTGATCGACGGTCAAGGCAAAATCGCTACCCCTGGTTTCATTGATAGCCACTTCCACCTCCTAGGAGGCGGTGGTGAGAATGGTTTTCAGAACCGGACACCAGAAGTCCAATTGAGTCAACTAACCACGGCTGGAGTAACTACTGCCTGTGGCTTATTGGGGACTGATGGGGTCGCACGCGATGAAATGGCTCTATTAGCCAAGGCTCGTGGTTTAGAAGCAGAGGGCATCTCTACTTATATCTATGTCGGAAACTACCGTCTCCCGGCAACCACCCTCACCGGATCCATCATCAAAGACATTATGGCCATTGACAAGGTGATTGGCATTGGTGAAATTGCTATTTCCGACCACCGCAATGGGGCACCAACCTTTGAACAATTTGCCCATGCCGCAGCCGATACCCGGACTGGTGGTTTATTAGCAGGTAAGGCCGGCGTGGTCAACTGCCATGTGGGACCCAACAAGGGCCGACTAGAATTCCTCTTTAAGGCCTTAGATGAAACCGATATTCCAGTCACCACCTTCCTGCCGACCCACTGTGGCCGGAGCCAGGAACTGGTTGACGAAGCCATTGCCTTCGCCAAACGTGGTGGAACCTTTGACATTACGGGTAGTGAAGACCCTGATATGACCTATGAAAAAGACGGGGAAATTCCTTTTAGAACGGTTCTCAAACAAGTCCTTGACCAAGGCTTAGATGAATCCTGCATTACCATGAGTTCTGATGGTCAGGGGAGTCTGCCTCGCTTCGATGAAGAAGGCAACTTCCTCCGTATTGGTGTGGGCAGTGCTAAGTCACTCTTGGTCGGTATTCAAGAAGCTGTTCAAAGAGAAAATATTGCCCTTGAAAAGGCCCTCCCAGCAGTCACCTCTAACGTTGCCCGTATCCTAAAACTTAACCATAAGGGCCGGTTAGAAGTGGGACGGGATGCGGATATCCTGCTCTTAGATGAAGACAGTCTAGCCATCGATACCGTGATTGCCATGTCAGAAATAATGATTAAAAACAAAGAAATCATTAAATACGGTACCTTCGAAAATGCCTAA
- a CDS encoding acetamidase/formamidase family protein — MHITKDHYVFSMDKNHEPIAKVASGQRLQVDVWDCFKGSVQDEKDLISGIDFNEINPATGPIYVEGAQPGNVLKVTIHSIDLDPQGAIMTSPGLNKYFSKEITEEETAICKVSEDQKTFDYYGATFPVHKMIGVIGTAPKDEAVATGLPDLHGGNMDNNQINEGSVVYLPVEVEGALLALGDMHAAMGDGEIWGSGVEIGGSVDLTVEVLESFPCPTPFVETDQAYYSYGVGEDFETAVVQANDRMAEFLMAQTGLSYNKVGMFMTFSAHLESCQIVNPNISMRVRVDKASYEKLKDVKE, encoded by the coding sequence ATGCATATTACAAAAGATCACTATGTGTTCTCTATGGACAAGAACCATGAACCCATTGCTAAGGTAGCTAGTGGCCAGCGTTTGCAGGTTGATGTCTGGGATTGCTTCAAGGGCAGTGTCCAGGATGAAAAGGACTTAATTTCTGGGATTGATTTTAATGAAATTAATCCAGCAACTGGTCCGATTTATGTGGAAGGCGCTCAACCAGGCAATGTGCTGAAAGTGACTATTCATAGCATTGATTTAGATCCCCAAGGAGCCATTATGACTTCTCCAGGGCTCAACAAATATTTCTCCAAGGAAATTACTGAAGAAGAGACAGCCATCTGTAAGGTCAGTGAAGACCAAAAGACCTTTGACTATTACGGAGCAACTTTCCCGGTTCATAAGATGATTGGTGTGATCGGAACAGCACCCAAGGACGAAGCGGTGGCTACTGGATTGCCTGACTTACATGGTGGCAATATGGATAACAATCAAATAAACGAAGGCTCTGTGGTTTACTTGCCTGTGGAGGTCGAAGGAGCGCTCCTGGCTTTAGGTGACATGCATGCTGCCATGGGTGATGGCGAGATTTGGGGCAGTGGTGTTGAGATCGGTGGCTCGGTTGACCTAACCGTTGAAGTCCTCGAGTCCTTCCCTTGCCCAACGCCTTTTGTGGAAACGGACCAGGCTTATTATTCTTATGGCGTCGGTGAAGACTTTGAAACGGCAGTTGTCCAAGCCAATGACCGGATGGCAGAATTTCTCATGGCTCAAACCGGCTTATCCTATAATAAAGTTGGCATGTTCATGACCTTTTCCGCTCATTTAGAATCTTGTCAGATTGTTAACCCCAATATTTCCATGCGCGTTCGGGTCGATAAGGCCAGTTATGAAAAGTTAAAGGATGTTAAAGAGTAA
- the purB gene encoding adenylosuccinate lyase: MINRYTRPEMGQLWSDENKYQSWLEVEILAVEAWAELGEIPQEDAQAIRQRAKFDVNRILAIEAETKHDVVAFTRCVSESLGEEKKWVHYGLTSTDVVDTAYGYQLKQVNDLLRQDLDDFLAILKKQALKYKNTLCMGRTHGVHAEPTTFGLKVARWYSEFKRHRERFEHAAKGVEAGKISGAVGTFANVPTQVEAYVCEHLGIRAQEISTQVLPRDLHAEYISVLALIATGVENMATEIRHLQKSEVREVEEYFAAGQKGSSAMPHKRNPIGSENVTGLARVVRGHVVTAMEDVSLWHERDISHSSAERIILPDTTILVDYILHRFGNLLANLTVFPENMKRNMQATHNLIFSQRVLLKLIDAGLSREAAYDLVQPLTAKSWDQGLDFKGLVENNTKIRQSLDQAAIDDAFDPAYHLRRVDEIYARLGLV; this comes from the coding sequence ATGATTAATCGCTATACCCGTCCAGAAATGGGACAATTGTGGTCGGATGAGAACAAGTACCAATCGTGGTTGGAAGTGGAAATTTTAGCTGTTGAAGCTTGGGCTGAATTAGGAGAAATCCCCCAAGAGGATGCCCAAGCAATTCGTCAGCGGGCCAAGTTCGATGTCAACCGTATTTTAGCGATTGAAGCTGAGACCAAGCATGATGTGGTGGCTTTTACCCGCTGTGTTTCGGAGTCATTGGGCGAGGAGAAGAAATGGGTCCATTATGGCCTGACCTCGACCGATGTGGTGGATACAGCTTATGGTTACCAATTAAAGCAAGTGAATGACCTCCTCCGCCAAGACTTAGATGATTTCTTAGCGATTCTTAAAAAACAAGCGCTCAAATATAAAAATACCCTCTGCATGGGACGGACTCATGGGGTCCATGCTGAGCCAACAACTTTTGGTTTAAAAGTGGCCCGTTGGTATAGTGAATTTAAACGTCATCGTGAACGTTTTGAACATGCGGCTAAGGGCGTCGAAGCGGGAAAAATTTCTGGTGCAGTGGGGACTTTTGCTAATGTTCCCACCCAAGTGGAAGCCTATGTTTGTGAACATTTAGGGATTCGTGCCCAAGAGATTTCGACCCAGGTCTTGCCACGTGACTTGCATGCAGAATATATTTCAGTCTTAGCCCTAATTGCTACCGGAGTGGAAAATATGGCGACTGAAATCCGCCACTTACAAAAGTCAGAGGTCAGAGAAGTGGAAGAATACTTTGCTGCGGGACAGAAGGGTTCCAGCGCCATGCCCCATAAGCGCAACCCCATTGGTAGCGAGAATGTCACTGGTTTGGCCCGGGTAGTGCGTGGGCACGTGGTGACTGCTATGGAAGATGTCAGTCTCTGGCATGAACGGGATATTTCCCATTCCTCAGCCGAGCGGATTATTTTACCCGATACCACCATCTTAGTGGACTATATCCTCCATCGCTTCGGTAATCTTTTAGCTAATCTGACGGTCTTTCCAGAAAACATGAAGCGCAATATGCAGGCCACCCACAATTTGATTTTCTCCCAACGGGTGTTGTTAAAATTAATTGATGCAGGTCTTTCTAGGGAGGCGGCCTATGATTTAGTCCAACCCCTAACCGCTAAGTCTTGGGACCAAGGTCTTGATTTTAAAGGCTTAGTCGAAAATAATACGAAAATTCGCCAGTCTCTTGACCAAGCGGCCATTGATGATGCCTTTGATCCGGCTTATCACTTGCGCCGAGTGGATGAAATTTATGCACGTTTGGGATTAGTCTAG
- a CDS encoding adenylosuccinate synthase, with protein MPSVVVVGTQWGDEGKGKITDYLSSQADIIARYQGGDNAGHTIQFNQQTFKLHLVPSGIFSEDKLSVIGNGVVVNPKSLLEELAYLRQAGISCENLRISERAQVILPYHQLIDRLDEERKGDNKIGTTQKGIGPAYMDKIARNGIRMADLIDPETFAERLSVQIQVKNELLTKVYDEEPLDYDTIYQEYLAYGQKLKKYVTDTSLLMNDAYDQGENILFEGAQGVLLDIDHGTYPFVTSSNPIAGGATVGCGIGPSKINTVIGVMKAYTSRVGDGPFPTELHDAIGDRIREVGHEYGTTTGRPRRVGWFDGVVTAHARRVSGLTKLSLNCLDVLTGLDEIKVCVGYQTPNGQVSKSYPANLRYLAQCQPIYESLPGWKEDITSCQDFDQLPENAKAYVRRISEIVGAPIATVSVGPDRTQTLILDNIW; from the coding sequence ATGCCATCAGTTGTTGTTGTAGGTACTCAATGGGGCGACGAAGGGAAAGGTAAAATCACCGATTATCTCAGTAGCCAAGCCGATATTATTGCCCGTTACCAAGGCGGAGATAATGCTGGCCACACGATCCAATTCAACCAGCAAACTTTTAAGCTCCACCTCGTTCCCTCAGGAATTTTTTCAGAAGATAAGCTGAGTGTGATCGGAAATGGCGTGGTTGTTAACCCTAAATCTTTACTTGAAGAATTGGCCTATTTGCGCCAAGCAGGAATCTCTTGTGAAAACCTCCGCATCTCTGAACGGGCCCAAGTGATCTTGCCCTACCATCAACTGATCGACCGCTTGGATGAAGAACGTAAAGGCGACAATAAGATCGGTACTACCCAAAAAGGGATTGGCCCTGCCTATATGGATAAGATTGCTCGTAATGGTATCCGGATGGCTGACCTCATTGACCCTGAAACTTTCGCGGAAAGGTTATCTGTACAAATTCAAGTCAAGAACGAACTCCTAACCAAGGTATATGACGAAGAGCCATTAGACTACGACACCATCTACCAGGAATATCTAGCATATGGCCAAAAACTGAAAAAATATGTCACTGATACTTCCTTATTGATGAATGATGCCTATGACCAAGGGGAAAACATTCTTTTTGAGGGGGCCCAAGGGGTCTTACTGGATATTGATCATGGGACCTATCCCTTCGTGACTTCCTCTAACCCCATTGCCGGTGGTGCTACAGTCGGTTGTGGGATTGGTCCAAGCAAAATCAATACGGTTATCGGAGTAATGAAGGCCTATACCTCTCGGGTAGGTGACGGTCCCTTCCCAACCGAATTGCATGATGCTATTGGGGACCGCATCCGTGAAGTTGGCCATGAATATGGTACCACTACTGGACGTCCACGCCGGGTAGGTTGGTTCGACGGGGTGGTGACGGCCCATGCTCGCCGGGTTTCTGGTTTAACCAAGCTTTCCTTGAACTGTTTAGACGTCTTAACTGGCCTAGATGAAATCAAGGTCTGTGTAGGCTACCAAACCCCTAATGGTCAAGTATCCAAATCCTACCCCGCTAACTTGCGCTACCTGGCTCAATGTCAACCCATCTATGAAAGTTTACCTGGCTGGAAAGAAGACATAACTAGCTGTCAAGACTTCGACCAACTTCCCGAAAATGCTAAAGCTTATGTCCGTCGCATCAGTGAAATCGTAGGGGCCCCCATTGCCACAGTGTCAGTGGGACCTGACCGAACCCAAACCTTAATCTTAGATAATATTTGGTAA
- the groL gene encoding chaperonin GroEL (60 kDa chaperone family; promotes refolding of misfolded polypeptides especially under stressful conditions; forms two stacked rings of heptamers to form a barrel-shaped 14mer; ends can be capped by GroES; misfolded proteins enter the barrel where they are refolded when GroES binds), with product MAKDIKYSSDARQSLVEGIDKLANTVKVTLGPKGRNVVLERSYGSPLITNDGVTIAKDVELEDHFENMGAKLVSEVASKTNDVAGDGTTTATILTQALVHEGFKNVTAGANPVGIRRGMDQAIRKAVEALKEISVPVNAKESIANVAAISSGDQEVGQLIADAMEKVGQDGVITIEESQSMDTALDVVEGMQFDRGYLSQYFVTDNDKMEAVLDDPYILLTDKKISNIQDILPLLEQIVQQGKSLLLVADDVEGEALPTLVLNKIRGTFNVVAVKAPGFGDRRKEQLEDLAVLTGGTVITEDLGLELKDTSIDQLGQAARVTITKDDTTIVEGKGNKEQLEQRVAHIRKQIEETTSDYDREKLQERLAKLAGGVAVVRVGAATESEQKERKLRIEDALNATRAAVEEGIVAGGGTAFMNIQDKVKEVVDSLEGDEQTGADIVVRALETPLRQIAENAGLEGSVIVEHIHDKDQGVGYNAASGEWVDMISDGVVDPTKVSRSALQNAGSVAGLILTTEAVVADHPEENAGNDAAAGAGAPGMY from the coding sequence ATGGCCAAAGATATTAAATATTCAAGTGATGCAAGACAATCTTTAGTAGAAGGTATTGATAAATTAGCTAATACCGTGAAAGTAACCTTAGGACCTAAGGGACGTAATGTTGTCTTAGAACGTAGCTATGGTTCTCCATTAATCACCAATGACGGGGTGACTATTGCTAAAGACGTTGAATTAGAAGATCACTTTGAAAATATGGGAGCTAAATTAGTTTCTGAAGTCGCTTCTAAGACCAATGATGTTGCCGGTGACGGGACAACTACCGCTACCATCTTAACTCAAGCCCTCGTCCATGAAGGCTTTAAGAACGTGACAGCAGGGGCAAATCCTGTGGGTATTCGTCGTGGGATGGATCAAGCTATCCGCAAGGCAGTAGAAGCTTTGAAAGAAATTTCTGTTCCAGTGAATGCTAAAGAATCTATTGCTAACGTTGCGGCAATTTCTTCCGGCGACCAAGAAGTTGGTCAATTAATTGCTGACGCTATGGAAAAAGTAGGCCAAGATGGTGTTATTACTATTGAAGAATCACAATCCATGGACACTGCCTTAGACGTTGTTGAAGGGATGCAATTTGACCGCGGTTACTTATCCCAATACTTTGTAACCGACAATGATAAGATGGAAGCTGTTCTCGATGATCCTTACATCCTTCTCACTGATAAGAAGATTTCTAATATCCAAGATATCCTTCCATTATTAGAACAAATCGTACAACAAGGCAAATCCTTATTATTAGTGGCCGACGATGTTGAAGGTGAAGCGCTTCCTACTTTAGTCTTGAACAAGATTCGTGGGACATTCAATGTCGTTGCTGTGAAAGCGCCTGGCTTTGGTGACCGTCGTAAAGAACAATTAGAAGACTTAGCTGTTCTTACCGGTGGGACAGTCATTACTGAAGATTTAGGTCTTGAATTGAAAGACACCAGCATTGATCAATTAGGTCAAGCTGCCCGCGTAACCATTACTAAAGACGATACCACCATTGTTGAAGGTAAGGGTAACAAGGAACAATTGGAACAACGTGTGGCTCATATCAGAAAACAAATTGAAGAAACTACTTCTGACTATGACCGTGAAAAATTACAAGAACGTCTTGCTAAATTAGCTGGCGGGGTTGCCGTTGTTCGCGTGGGTGCAGCGACCGAATCTGAACAAAAAGAACGTAAATTACGTATCGAAGACGCTTTAAACGCTACTCGTGCTGCGGTTGAAGAAGGTATCGTAGCTGGTGGTGGTACTGCCTTCATGAATATCCAAGACAAGGTGAAAGAAGTCGTTGACTCCTTAGAAGGTGACGAACAAACTGGTGCAGACATCGTGGTTCGTGCCCTCGAAACCCCACTACGTCAAATCGCTGAAAATGCTGGTCTAGAAGGTTCTGTCATTGTGGAACACATTCACGATAAAGACCAAGGTGTTGGTTACAACGCTGCTAGCGGTGAATGGGTAGACATGATTTCTGATGGTGTGGTTGACCCAACCAAGGTGTCACGTTCTGCTTTACAAAATGCAGGCTCAGTAGCTGGTTTGATTTTAACTACTGAAGCAGTTGTTGCTGACCATCCAGAAGAAAATGCAGGAAATGATGCAGCTGCAGGAGCAGGCGCACCAGGTATGTATTAA
- the groES gene encoding co-chaperone GroES → MLKPLNERVIIQVQEEEEKTASGIVLPSAAKEKPQVGQVVAVADATDDYTPQVKVGDQVIFEKYAVSEIRYEGEDYLIIKEKDLTAVVE, encoded by the coding sequence ATGTTAAAGCCGTTAAATGAACGTGTGATTATTCAAGTCCAAGAAGAGGAAGAAAAAACTGCTTCTGGCATCGTTTTACCATCTGCTGCTAAAGAAAAACCTCAAGTAGGTCAAGTGGTAGCCGTTGCTGATGCTACTGATGACTACACCCCTCAAGTTAAAGTGGGTGACCAAGTTATTTTTGAAAAATATGCAGTAAGTGAAATCCGCTATGAAGGGGAAGATTACCTCATCATTAAAGAAAAAGATTTAACTGCTGTAGTTGAATAA
- a CDS encoding redox-sensing transcriptional repressor Rex produces MKEIPRATARRLPLYYRYLHNFKNMGKTRISSSELSEAIKVDSATIRRDFSHFGALGKRGYGYDVEALLDFFSRQLYQDRLTTVALIGVGNLGNALLNYNFKRTNNIRIGAAFDINPEIVGTVHSGVPVYPMSELKERIQEMEILIAIMTVPEKVAQDTVSELGEAGIQGILNFTPVVLDVPEDIHVQNVDLANELQTLIYYIGNRNGENKKKG; encoded by the coding sequence ATGAAGGAAATTCCACGTGCAACGGCTAGGCGGTTACCGCTTTATTACCGTTACTTGCATAATTTTAAGAATATGGGTAAGACACGGATTTCTTCCAGTGAACTCAGTGAGGCGATCAAAGTGGATAGTGCCACTATTCGTCGGGATTTCTCACATTTTGGTGCCCTAGGGAAGCGTGGTTATGGTTATGATGTTGAAGCTCTCTTGGACTTCTTTAGTCGCCAACTCTACCAAGACCGCCTCACCACAGTTGCTTTAATCGGGGTGGGTAATTTAGGGAACGCCTTATTAAATTATAACTTTAAACGGACCAATAATATTCGGATTGGGGCGGCCTTTGATATTAATCCTGAGATTGTAGGAACAGTCCACAGTGGGGTACCGGTTTACCCAATGAGTGAATTAAAGGAACGGATTCAAGAAATGGAAATTCTGATTGCCATTATGACCGTTCCGGAAAAAGTCGCTCAAGATACCGTGAGTGAATTAGGAGAAGCTGGTATACAAGGCATCTTGAACTTTACTCCGGTGGTTTTAGATGTTCCTGAAGATATTCATGTCCAAAACGTCGATTTAGCCAATGAGCTGCAAACCCTGATTTACTACATTGGTAATCGAAATGGTGAAAATAAAAAGAAAGGTTAG